A genomic region of Coriobacteriia bacterium contains the following coding sequences:
- a CDS encoding NUDIX hydrolase, giving the protein MRVAAAILIGGRFVLVRHRGRDGAAYHLLPGGGVELGETLAETLEREVREETGLECTVGAPLIVNDTIFPDRSRHIVNLTFACSMTGGDITSSPADPVVEAVDLVDPYSLECFDLRPPIGAALLEAFEAGFSGPARYLGSVWTTGRDGPEALREGGP; this is encoded by the coding sequence GTGCGCGTCGCAGCGGCCATCCTCATCGGCGGACGCTTCGTTCTCGTGCGCCACAGGGGTCGCGATGGAGCGGCGTACCATCTCCTTCCCGGCGGTGGCGTCGAGCTCGGCGAGACACTCGCCGAGACTCTCGAGCGCGAGGTGCGCGAAGAGACGGGTCTCGAGTGCACGGTCGGCGCACCGCTTATCGTGAACGACACCATCTTTCCCGACCGCTCGCGCCACATCGTCAACCTCACCTTCGCCTGCAGCATGACCGGGGGAGACATCACCTCCTCGCCGGCCGATCCCGTCGTCGAGGCCGTCGATCTCGTCGATCCCTACTCGCTCGAATGCTTCGACCTGCGCCCGCCGATAGGCGCGGCGCTGCTCGAAGCATTCGAGGCAGGCTTCTCCGGACCGGCGCGCTACCTCGGTTCCGTCTGGACAACGGGGCGCGACGGACCCGAGGCTCTCCGAGAAGGCGGACCGTGA
- the dut gene encoding dUTP diphosphatase has protein sequence MRLEVLRLDPGLPLPSYAHDGDAGLDLHSAEDVTIAPFERVLVPTGIALAIPEGYAGFVQPRSGLAVKHGLSLVNTPGLIDSHYRGEIKAIAVNLDPHTPIVIQRGDKVAQLVIQPVARVDVAEVLELDATARGERGFGSTGI, from the coding sequence TTGCGACTCGAGGTACTTCGGCTCGACCCGGGACTGCCTCTGCCTTCGTACGCCCACGACGGAGACGCCGGCCTCGACCTCCATTCCGCCGAAGACGTGACGATCGCCCCCTTCGAACGGGTTCTCGTGCCGACAGGCATCGCACTGGCGATCCCCGAGGGATATGCCGGCTTCGTGCAGCCCCGCAGCGGGCTCGCGGTCAAGCATGGCCTGAGCCTCGTCAACACCCCCGGACTCATCGACAGCCACTACCGCGGCGAGATCAAAGCCATAGCGGTCAACCTCGACCCCCACACACCGATAGTCATCCAGCGAGGAGACAAGGTCGCGCAGCTCGTCATCCAGCCGGTCGCGCGTGTCGATGTCGCCGAGGTGCTCGAGCTCGACGCCACCGCACGGGGGGAGCGGGGTTTTGGCAGCACGGGCATCTGA